A window from Aliamphritea hakodatensis encodes these proteins:
- a CDS encoding DMT family transporter, with the protein MQYGLLLLAIAAGFMLPIQGALNARLGGLMEHPMQATLISYIGGLIACLLVLFFVQRSVPEIRKLTEINWYLYCGGFLGAVFVSAMLYLMPRIGIANMLAAAIVGQLIMSTVLDHFGALGNPQIPVNSSRIIGIVLLLAGLYFIQRSRSVI; encoded by the coding sequence ATGCAATACGGATTATTACTGCTCGCCATCGCCGCCGGTTTTATGCTGCCCATTCAGGGCGCGCTCAATGCCCGGCTGGGCGGCTTAATGGAACATCCTATGCAGGCGACCCTGATCTCTTACATCGGTGGTCTGATCGCCTGTTTACTGGTGCTGTTTTTTGTCCAGCGCAGTGTGCCGGAAATCCGTAAGCTCACAGAAATTAACTGGTATCTGTACTGCGGCGGCTTTCTCGGTGCCGTATTTGTCAGCGCCATGCTTTACCTGATGCCCAGGATCGGCATCGCCAACATGCTGGCCGCGGCCATCGTCGGCCAGCTCATTATGTCTACCGTACTGGATCATTTTGGTGCGCTGGGTAACCCGCAGATTCCAGTCAACAGCTCCCGGATCATTGGCATCGTTCTGCTGCTGGCCGGCCTCTATTTCATTCAGCGTTCCCGCTCGGTGATCTGA
- a CDS encoding TRAP transporter substrate-binding protein — MKRREIVKVLGLGAAAVGLAACTEEKAPVADCKPEAAPAPAMPEKPAPIEWKMVTTWPKNFPGLGTGANKLAELIGEMSGGRITVKVYGAKELVGALEIFDAVSRGTAELGHGASYYWKGKSTAAQFFAAVPFGLTAQEMNSWLYHGGGMELWEEVYAEFGLIPGAAGNTGVQMGGWFNREINSVEDLKGLKMRIPGLGGEVLKRAGGTPVLLPGGEIFPSLQSGAIDATEWVGPYNDLAFGLHKAAKFYYYPGWHEPGTTLETFINKEAFEKLPADLQSIVRNAIRVANQDMLADFTAKNNHALEQLVNEHNVELRKFPDEVLIQMKDLSDEVVAEEAAKDPMSKKVFDSFVKFRDQAKKWHAVSEQAYLNARSL; from the coding sequence GTGAAACGTCGTGAGATAGTTAAAGTCCTCGGTTTGGGAGCGGCTGCGGTCGGTCTGGCTGCCTGTACTGAAGAAAAAGCCCCGGTTGCTGACTGTAAGCCTGAAGCGGCACCCGCACCGGCTATGCCTGAAAAGCCTGCGCCGATTGAATGGAAAATGGTCACCACCTGGCCGAAGAACTTCCCGGGCCTGGGCACCGGCGCGAACAAGTTGGCGGAGCTGATCGGTGAAATGTCCGGCGGCCGCATCACCGTTAAAGTATACGGTGCCAAAGAGCTGGTTGGCGCACTGGAAATTTTCGATGCGGTATCCCGCGGTACTGCTGAGCTGGGTCACGGCGCTTCATACTACTGGAAGGGTAAATCCACGGCGGCCCAGTTTTTTGCGGCGGTACCTTTTGGTCTGACGGCTCAGGAAATGAACTCCTGGCTGTATCACGGCGGCGGCATGGAACTGTGGGAAGAAGTGTATGCTGAGTTCGGTCTGATTCCGGGCGCTGCCGGTAACACCGGTGTACAGATGGGTGGCTGGTTCAACCGTGAAATTAACAGCGTTGAAGACCTGAAAGGGCTGAAAATGCGGATTCCGGGTCTGGGCGGTGAAGTACTGAAGCGTGCCGGCGGTACCCCGGTACTGTTGCCGGGCGGTGAAATCTTCCCGTCACTGCAGTCCGGTGCGATCGATGCGACTGAGTGGGTTGGCCCGTATAACGATCTGGCATTCGGTCTGCATAAAGCGGCTAAATTCTACTACTACCCGGGCTGGCATGAGCCGGGCACTACGCTGGAAACCTTCATCAATAAGGAAGCGTTTGAGAAACTGCCGGCTGACCTGCAGTCTATCGTCCGTAACGCGATCCGTGTGGCTAACCAGGACATGCTGGCTGACTTCACTGCGAAGAACAACCACGCACTGGAACAGCTGGTGAATGAGCACAATGTTGAACTGCGTAAATTCCCGGATGAAGTACTGATTCAGATGAAAGATCTGTCTGATGAAGTGGTGGCAGAAGAAGCGGCGAAAGATCCAATGTCGAAGAAAGTGTTCGATTCTTTCGTTAAATTCCGCGATCAGGCGAAGAAGTGGCACGCAGTGTCTGAACAGGCGTACCTTAACGCCCGCTCGCTGTAA
- a CDS encoding MurR/RpiR family transcriptional regulator, with product MQSLNLLKSIADAKSNLRKSEQKVADYVLENPSEVIHMRIVDLASEANVSEPTVVRFCRALNYDGFQDFKLTLAQGLASNANFEQFSLNSKDTVSEFKQKIFDSTVGNMMRVREELDSDTLESAINAIAKAGRVELYGFGASAPVCDDAQHKFHRLKISASAYSDPHMQMISATTLSNDDVVIAISQTGRTKDLLHAIKLVKAAGATVISLCPSNTPLSALANISIHIDLEEDKDLSTLMSSRVVHLVVIDVLAVGVAMKLGPGLLDHLKTIKRSLKSLRQNDKRLPIRKPGL from the coding sequence TTGCAGTCTCTGAATCTTTTAAAATCGATTGCTGATGCAAAAAGCAACTTGCGTAAATCAGAACAGAAAGTCGCTGATTACGTACTGGAGAACCCGTCTGAGGTAATCCACATGCGCATTGTCGATCTGGCTTCAGAAGCAAACGTCAGTGAACCAACGGTAGTCCGTTTCTGCCGGGCACTGAACTACGACGGCTTTCAGGATTTCAAACTCACTCTGGCGCAAGGTCTGGCCAGTAACGCCAACTTTGAACAGTTCTCCCTGAACAGCAAAGATACGGTCAGCGAGTTTAAGCAGAAAATTTTCGACTCAACCGTTGGCAATATGATGCGGGTCCGGGAAGAGCTGGATTCCGACACGCTGGAATCAGCCATCAACGCCATTGCCAAAGCCGGCCGGGTCGAACTTTACGGCTTCGGTGCCTCCGCCCCGGTGTGTGACGACGCCCAGCATAAATTTCACCGTCTGAAAATTTCTGCCTCGGCGTATTCTGATCCGCACATGCAGATGATCTCCGCCACCACCCTGAGCAACGATGACGTGGTCATTGCCATCTCCCAGACGGGCCGGACCAAAGATTTGCTGCACGCCATTAAACTGGTGAAAGCCGCAGGCGCAACGGTCATTTCCCTGTGTCCGAGCAACACGCCCCTGTCGGCGCTGGCCAATATCTCTATCCATATTGATCTGGAAGAAGATAAAGATCTCAGCACCCTGATGTCTTCCCGGGTAGTTCACCTGGTGGTCATTGACGTACTGGCGGTCGGGGTTGCCATGAAGCTGGGACCGGGTCTGCTGGATCATCTGAAAACCATCAAACGCAGCCTCAAAAGCCTGCGTCAAAACGACAAGCGGCTGCCTATCCGCAAGCCCGGGCTGTAA
- a CDS encoding PA3496 family putative envelope integrity protein, whose protein sequence is MQLRKSQDLNELQTEIFDLMVGIEEEEQQARQKVASKRSLLARRAIEDHREQKALVSEIDDEHWFDDL, encoded by the coding sequence ATGCAGCTACGTAAAAGTCAGGATCTCAACGAACTGCAAACGGAAATCTTCGATCTCATGGTTGGCATCGAAGAAGAAGAGCAACAGGCACGACAGAAAGTCGCCAGCAAACGGTCACTTCTCGCGCGTCGCGCCATCGAAGATCATCGCGAACAAAAAGCATTAGTCAGCGAAATTGATGACGAACACTGGTTCGATGATCTTTAA
- a CDS encoding GFA family protein produces the protein MTTLADQQGNCLCGDVTVKVDQLDAQVGVCHCGMCRKWGGGPLLAVDCGTGVQLDGDSLATFVSSEWAERGFCQRCGTHLFWRMRQTGQYIMPAGLFADTEGLVLDHQIFIDHKPDYYAFANDTKCMTEAEVIAMFAPDSDGTA, from the coding sequence ATGACAACGTTAGCTGATCAGCAGGGTAACTGCTTGTGTGGCGATGTGACTGTAAAGGTGGACCAGCTGGATGCTCAGGTGGGGGTTTGCCATTGCGGTATGTGCCGTAAATGGGGTGGCGGGCCGTTACTGGCGGTGGATTGTGGAACCGGTGTACAGCTGGACGGTGACAGCCTGGCAACCTTTGTATCATCGGAATGGGCTGAGCGGGGCTTTTGTCAGCGTTGTGGCACCCATCTGTTCTGGCGGATGCGCCAGACCGGCCAGTATATTATGCCGGCGGGTTTATTTGCGGATACAGAAGGGCTGGTGCTGGATCATCAGATCTTTATTGACCATAAGCCTGATTATTATGCCTTTGCCAATGACACCAAATGTATGACGGAAGCGGAAGTAATCGCGATGTTTGCACCGGACAGTGATGGCACAGCCTGA
- a CDS encoding FMN-binding glutamate synthase family protein: MLDPISSFAINFVAILGGILLFIFVAGLFACVVIYQIDKHQTTQTIRRNYPLFGRFRYVFEHLGEFFRQYFFAQDREEMPFNRAQRSWVYRAAKNVEDTIAFGSTRDLRIPGTYYFLNCPFPTLTEDAVTTRPLRIGPHCATPYDAKSFFNISGMSFGALSKPAVLALANGAREAGCWMNTGEGGISPYHLEGGCDIVCQIGTAKYGVRDPEGRLSDEKLREKAAIEQVRMFEIKLSQGAKPGKGGMLPGEKVSAEIAAIRGIPEGEPSISPNRHPDIASIDDLLNMVNHIREVTGKPVGFKLVLGSTTWLDEFCEAVIARGIEQAPDFITIDSSDGGTGAAPMPLMDSVGLPLKESLPLLVNKLVMHGLRERIRIVASGKCINPTDVGAALCLGADFVVGARGFMFALGCIQALQCNKNSCPTGITTHNKDLQRGLVPTDKAVRVRNYHDNLVHQVAMIAHSCGVSEPRDLKREHAAVVLEGGRSVPLNILYPEH, encoded by the coding sequence ATGCTTGATCCGATAAGTAGTTTTGCGATCAACTTTGTCGCAATTCTGGGTGGTATCCTGTTGTTTATTTTTGTGGCAGGTCTGTTTGCCTGTGTGGTGATTTATCAGATAGATAAACATCAGACCACCCAGACGATTCGCCGCAACTATCCTCTGTTTGGCCGCTTTCGCTATGTGTTTGAGCATTTAGGCGAGTTTTTCCGCCAGTACTTCTTTGCCCAGGACCGGGAAGAAATGCCCTTTAACCGGGCGCAGCGCAGCTGGGTATACCGGGCGGCGAAGAACGTTGAAGATACCATTGCCTTTGGTTCCACCCGTGATCTGCGGATTCCCGGTACCTATTATTTTCTCAATTGTCCTTTCCCCACCCTGACAGAAGATGCGGTAACAACCCGGCCGCTACGGATCGGTCCGCACTGTGCCACACCCTACGATGCTAAATCCTTTTTTAATATTTCCGGTATGAGCTTCGGGGCACTGTCTAAGCCGGCGGTGCTGGCACTGGCCAACGGTGCCCGGGAAGCCGGTTGTTGGATGAATACCGGCGAGGGCGGGATTTCACCCTACCATCTGGAAGGTGGCTGTGACATTGTCTGCCAGATCGGCACTGCTAAGTACGGTGTACGGGATCCGGAAGGTCGGCTGAGTGATGAAAAGCTCCGCGAGAAAGCCGCCATCGAACAGGTCCGTATGTTTGAGATTAAGCTCAGTCAGGGGGCTAAACCGGGCAAGGGCGGTATGTTGCCCGGTGAAAAAGTCAGCGCTGAAATCGCCGCAATCCGGGGTATTCCTGAGGGGGAACCATCGATCAGCCCGAACCGCCATCCGGATATCGCTTCAATTGATGACTTGCTGAATATGGTGAACCACATCCGGGAGGTGACCGGTAAGCCGGTGGGCTTCAAACTGGTGTTAGGTTCGACGACCTGGCTGGATGAGTTCTGTGAAGCGGTGATTGCCAGAGGCATTGAGCAGGCACCGGACTTCATTACCATCGACAGCAGCGACGGCGGTACCGGTGCTGCGCCGATGCCGCTGATGGACAGTGTCGGCCTGCCGTTAAAAGAAAGCCTGCCGTTGCTGGTGAATAAACTGGTCATGCATGGCCTGCGGGAGCGCATCCGGATCGTGGCGTCCGGTAAGTGCATAAACCCGACGGATGTGGGTGCGGCACTCTGTTTAGGGGCTGATTTTGTAGTTGGCGCGCGGGGCTTTATGTTCGCGCTGGGCTGTATTCAGGCGCTGCAGTGTAATAAGAACAGTTGCCCAACCGGAATTACCACCCATAATAAAGATCTGCAACGCGGGCTGGTACCGACGGATAAAGCGGTACGGGTGCGCAATTACCATGACAATCTGGTTCATCAGGTGGCAATGATCGCGCATTCCTGCGGGGTCTCCGAGCCCCGGGATTTAAAGCGGGAGCACGCTGCGGTGGTGTTAGAGGGGGGCCGTTCCGTGCCGCTGAATATCCTCTACCCTGAACACTGA
- a CDS encoding MarR family winged helix-turn-helix transcriptional regulator, producing the protein MIHHDITDYLEALFNIHRGEQRKLAAELGLQQIHLQILYYLERCNRYSDSLLVLTEFLGQTKGTVSTSVALLVKKGYLIKQPDPVDKRKSHLQLTETGAQAAARQTSLWQAGQALLGEAQSEQVRQALDVLLRQLQKANEYKVFGACHSCQHLCHADASFSCGLTGEDLHSAELQKICVFHQES; encoded by the coding sequence ATGATTCATCACGACATTACCGATTATCTGGAAGCGCTGTTTAATATTCATCGCGGGGAACAGCGAAAACTCGCTGCTGAACTGGGCTTACAGCAGATTCATCTGCAAATTCTTTATTATCTGGAGCGGTGTAACCGCTACAGCGATTCATTGCTGGTGCTGACGGAGTTTCTGGGGCAGACCAAGGGCACGGTATCCACGTCTGTTGCGTTACTGGTGAAGAAGGGCTATCTGATCAAACAGCCTGATCCGGTTGATAAACGTAAAAGTCACTTACAGCTGACCGAAACCGGCGCACAGGCGGCTGCCCGGCAGACCAGTCTCTGGCAGGCAGGGCAGGCCCTGCTGGGTGAGGCACAGAGTGAACAGGTGCGCCAGGCACTGGATGTGCTGTTACGGCAATTGCAAAAGGCCAATGAGTACAAGGTGTTTGGCGCGTGTCACAGTTGCCAGCATTTATGCCATGCAGATGCGTCATTCAGCTGTGGCCTGACCGGAGAAGATCTGCACAGTGCGGAACTGCAGAAAATCTGTGTATTCCATCAGGAATCCTGA
- a CDS encoding M24 family metallopeptidase gives MTKSLIAPPRGFERSEFENRTAKLQALMNAQGIDAVFFSTEPEFRYFSGFKSQFWESPTRPWFLVVPAEGLPIAVVPEIGVAGFDDTWVEDVRSWPAPRPEDDGISQLAGALKDVSKRHLKIGAMLGPETHLRMPAANFKMLQELLSQYEMVDVATLVRDVRSVKSAAEIAKTRFACEVTAAGFDYLYANLKAGMTEREACKAMHIEMLRLGADACPYLISASGQGGYDNIIMGPTDRTLERGDVLIIDTGANFDGYFSDYDRNFAFGQVDQATHMAYEAVYESTEAGLRIAAPGRTTGDVWQAMWNVLEGAGALGNDVGRMGHGLGMQLTEWPSNVEGGDVVLKEGMILTLEPGMTFAPGKMMVHEENILITANGCEMLHKRAWPTLPVIDR, from the coding sequence ATGACCAAGAGTTTGATTGCTCCGCCCCGTGGGTTTGAGCGTAGTGAGTTTGAAAACCGTACCGCTAAATTGCAGGCGTTAATGAATGCACAGGGCATTGATGCGGTGTTCTTTTCAACTGAGCCTGAGTTCCGGTATTTCAGCGGCTTTAAATCCCAGTTCTGGGAAAGCCCGACCCGGCCATGGTTTTTAGTGGTACCGGCTGAAGGCTTGCCCATTGCGGTGGTGCCGGAAATCGGTGTTGCCGGGTTTGACGATACCTGGGTGGAAGATGTCCGCAGCTGGCCGGCTCCCCGGCCGGAAGACGACGGTATCAGTCAGTTAGCCGGTGCCCTTAAAGATGTGTCTAAACGGCATTTGAAGATTGGTGCCATGCTGGGGCCGGAAACCCATCTGCGGATGCCGGCCGCTAACTTTAAAATGCTGCAGGAACTGCTCAGCCAGTATGAAATGGTGGATGTGGCGACGCTGGTACGGGATGTGCGCAGCGTTAAATCCGCTGCAGAGATTGCCAAAACCCGCTTTGCCTGTGAAGTAACCGCCGCGGGCTTTGATTATCTGTATGCCAACCTGAAAGCGGGTATGACTGAACGTGAAGCCTGCAAGGCGATGCACATTGAAATGCTGCGGCTGGGTGCAGATGCCTGTCCGTATCTGATTTCAGCGTCAGGGCAGGGCGGCTACGATAACATCATCATGGGGCCGACAGACCGGACGCTGGAGCGGGGCGATGTGCTGATCATTGATACCGGTGCTAACTTCGATGGCTATTTCAGTGATTATGACCGTAACTTTGCCTTCGGTCAGGTGGATCAGGCAACGCATATGGCCTATGAAGCGGTGTATGAGTCAACCGAAGCGGGCCTGCGGATTGCGGCGCCGGGCCGGACTACCGGTGATGTCTGGCAGGCTATGTGGAATGTGCTGGAGGGGGCCGGTGCGCTGGGTAATGATGTGGGCCGTATGGGCCATGGCCTGGGCATGCAACTGACTGAATGGCCTTCTAATGTAGAAGGAGGGGATGTGGTGCTCAAAGAAGGCATGATCCTCACGCTTGAGCCGGGCATGACTTTCGCGCCGGGTAAGATGATGGTGCATGAAGAGAATATTCTGATTACGGCAAATGGCTGCGAGATGCTGCATAAAAGAGCCTGGCCAACCCTGCCGGTGATTGACCGGTAA
- a CDS encoding TRAP transporter large permease yields MSGMFEFFSDVIAGELDIYVVTFALVSAMVILLFLSFPMVVPLAAGALIGLVHFSGIDTGVIIQQMVTGISPNALIAVPMFILAADIMTRGHTAHNLLGLIEAFVGHRRGGLPITTCISCTLFGSVSGSTQATVVSVGQIMRPKLLQAGYKDSFVMALIINASDIAFLIPPSIGLILYGTLANTSVGELFIAGIGPGIVLALLFSAYCYAYSVYHADSIALVEKTTWSEKLQSIKKALLPLGFPALIVGGIYSGAVTPTEAASFSVLYAIIVECVIYRELDHRDVIDAALSTGLITAVVFILVGMGQAFSWYISFEQIPQELLAPLNLEDASKEYVLFVIALAFFVGCMFVDSLVVLVILTPIFVPIIGDVGLDPVLVGVMITLQMAIGSATPPFGCDIFTAIAIFNKPYLEVIRGTLPFILILFLMSALLIFFPDIALLLRDLAFGD; encoded by the coding sequence ATGAGTGGGATGTTTGAGTTTTTCTCGGATGTGATAGCCGGTGAGCTGGACATCTATGTGGTGACCTTTGCGCTGGTATCAGCCATGGTGATCCTGTTATTTCTGAGTTTTCCGATGGTGGTGCCGCTGGCGGCAGGTGCACTGATCGGTCTGGTGCACTTTTCCGGCATTGATACCGGCGTGATTATCCAGCAAATGGTGACCGGTATTTCACCGAATGCCCTGATTGCCGTGCCGATGTTTATTCTGGCGGCGGACATTATGACCCGTGGCCATACGGCACATAACCTGCTGGGGCTGATTGAAGCCTTTGTGGGCCATCGCCGGGGCGGACTACCGATTACCACCTGTATCAGCTGCACACTGTTTGGATCGGTATCCGGCTCAACACAGGCGACGGTGGTCTCGGTCGGACAGATTATGCGGCCTAAACTGCTGCAGGCGGGCTACAAAGACAGCTTTGTGATGGCGCTGATCATTAATGCCAGTGACATCGCCTTCCTGATTCCGCCGAGTATTGGCCTGATCCTTTACGGTACCCTGGCCAACACCAGTGTGGGTGAGCTGTTCATTGCCGGTATCGGTCCGGGGATTGTACTGGCACTGCTGTTCTCGGCGTATTGTTATGCATACAGTGTGTATCACGCTGACAGCATTGCGCTGGTGGAGAAAACGACCTGGAGCGAGAAGCTACAGTCGATTAAAAAGGCCCTGCTGCCGCTGGGCTTTCCGGCACTGATTGTCGGCGGTATTTATTCCGGGGCAGTCACGCCAACAGAAGCGGCTTCCTTCTCTGTGCTGTATGCGATCATCGTTGAGTGTGTGATCTACCGTGAACTGGATCACCGTGACGTGATTGACGCGGCGCTGAGCACCGGCCTGATTACCGCTGTGGTCTTTATTCTGGTGGGCATGGGGCAGGCATTCTCCTGGTACATTTCTTTTGAACAGATCCCGCAGGAGTTACTGGCGCCGCTGAATCTGGAAGATGCCTCCAAGGAATATGTGCTCTTTGTGATTGCACTGGCGTTTTTTGTCGGTTGTATGTTTGTGGATTCGCTGGTGGTGCTGGTGATTTTGACGCCTATCTTTGTACCGATCATCGGCGATGTGGGGCTGGATCCGGTATTAGTGGGTGTGATGATCACCCTGCAAATGGCGATTGGCTCCGCAACGCCGCCGTTTGGCTGCGACATTTTTACGGCGATTGCTATTTTTAATAAGCCGTATCTTGAAGTGATCCGTGGCACCTTGCCCTTTATTCTGATTTTGTTTTTGATGTCTGCATTGCTGATTTTCTTCCCGGATATTGCCCTGTTACTGCGTGACCTGGCATTTGGCGACTGA
- a CDS encoding TRAP transporter small permease — translation MKKIFYNVSVLTESIEKWIVSGAILLMMVNSVSNAIGRYFFSKSLFFSEELNQFLIVAITFIGFAYAVRKGRNIRMTALYDSLGFKAKKALIIVISLLTAALMFYLAYKAVFYVQELKDINRLSPALQFPVYIIYAVIPLGLSIAGIQYLIAFFMNLTHEEIYLSHEVMDN, via the coding sequence ATGAAAAAGATATTTTATAACGTCAGTGTTCTGACTGAATCGATAGAGAAGTGGATTGTCAGCGGTGCCATTCTGCTGATGATGGTGAACTCTGTCTCCAACGCTATCGGACGATATTTTTTTAGTAAGAGCCTGTTCTTCTCGGAAGAGCTTAACCAGTTTCTGATTGTTGCCATCACCTTTATCGGCTTTGCCTATGCGGTGCGCAAAGGCCGCAATATCCGCATGACTGCACTCTATGATTCGCTGGGCTTTAAGGCGAAGAAAGCACTCATCATTGTGATTTCACTGCTGACCGCCGCCCTGATGTTCTATCTGGCCTATAAAGCGGTGTTTTATGTGCAGGAACTTAAGGATATTAACCGCTTAAGCCCTGCGTTGCAGTTCCCGGTATACATCATATATGCGGTGATTCCGCTGGGCCTGAGCATTGCGGGCATCCAGTATCTGATCGCCTTTTTTATGAATCTGACCCATGAAGAGATCTATCTGTCGCACGAAGTGATGGATAACTGA
- a CDS encoding TRAP transporter substrate-binding protein: MKKLLTALLALGISFGVSAETWKFASEEDKKDVQDIFAQTFADTIKKESDGDIRVKIYYYGQLGTENDIVELTAKGTVQFVSVGTGHLGSYVPEVQAISVPYVMGTDTDVVRKVLTGSKTIYNDLADRFENVNLKLLTMISEGEMVWGANKAIRSPEDFAGQKIRTFTSTIPVETYKTFGATPTPLSWGEVYGSLQLKTVDGMVNPIYFIYNAKWHEVQDYLMFPGQQPYVGTVSTNSEWFNGLSAEKQEMVRKAIAAAEQAAHDYQLKINQENMDKILAERPDIKVVTLTPEERSRFKDLSTSLHETYYDVVENAYDDADKASAREGAKKILQNLIQEVKDAS, translated from the coding sequence ATGAAGAAATTATTAACGGCTCTGTTAGCGCTGGGTATCAGCTTTGGTGTGAGTGCTGAAACCTGGAAGTTTGCGTCTGAAGAAGACAAAAAAGATGTTCAGGATATTTTCGCGCAAACCTTTGCTGACACCATCAAGAAAGAATCTGATGGCGACATCCGCGTTAAGATTTATTACTACGGCCAGTTGGGTACCGAGAACGATATCGTTGAGCTGACAGCTAAGGGCACGGTGCAGTTCGTGTCTGTGGGTACCGGCCACCTGGGGTCTTATGTACCTGAAGTTCAGGCGATCAGTGTACCGTATGTCATGGGTACCGATACTGATGTTGTGCGTAAAGTACTGACCGGCAGCAAGACCATTTATAACGATTTGGCTGACCGTTTTGAAAACGTAAACCTGAAGCTGTTAACCATGATTTCTGAAGGTGAAATGGTGTGGGGTGCGAACAAAGCGATCCGCAGCCCGGAAGATTTTGCCGGCCAGAAAATCCGTACTTTCACTTCAACCATTCCGGTTGAAACCTACAAGACTTTTGGTGCGACCCCGACGCCACTGTCCTGGGGTGAAGTATACGGTTCGCTGCAGCTGAAAACCGTTGATGGCATGGTTAACCCGATTTACTTCATTTATAACGCCAAGTGGCATGAAGTTCAGGACTACCTGATGTTCCCTGGCCAGCAGCCATACGTAGGCACAGTTTCCACCAACAGTGAGTGGTTCAACGGTCTGTCTGCTGAAAAGCAGGAAATGGTGCGTAAGGCGATTGCGGCGGCTGAACAGGCTGCCCACGACTACCAGCTGAAGATCAACCAGGAAAACATGGATAAGATCCTGGCAGAACGCCCTGATATCAAGGTTGTCACCCTGACCCCTGAAGAGCGCAGCCGCTTTAAGGATCTGAGTACGTCTCTGCATGAAACTTACTACGACGTTGTAGAAAACGCCTATGACGATGCGGACAAAGCGTCTGCCCGTGAAGGTGCGAAGAAGATCCTGCAAAACCTGATTCAGGAAGTGAAAGACGCTTCTTAA
- a CDS encoding M20 aminoacylase family protein: MSLDQNLISRMTEWRQHLHRFPECGFDLPLTADFIADRLTEFGIEVTRNIGQQGIVGVLKCGDGATSIGLRADMDALFIHEENQFEHRSRHDGQMHACGHDGHSAMLLGAACYLAEHRDFNGTVHFIFQPDEEHGRGAQAMIDDGLFERFQIDEVYGLHNMPGLAEGSFTVRPGSLMASESSFEIVIDGVGGHAAMPHRGVDPIVVGSQVILGLQTIVSRNLSAIEETAVVSATEFVTNGTVNVIPSQVVIKGDCRCFTEETLKRIEQSMERIVAGICQAAGASYSFELINTFYPTVNSPEQTQFAIQAARTVLGTEHVETDCLPLTISEDFSSMLRVKPGCYALMGNGVESVGGCALHNPEYDFNDRILGHGAQYWIQLVKDRLK; encoded by the coding sequence ATGTCTTTAGACCAGAACCTGATAAGCCGGATGACCGAATGGCGTCAGCACCTGCACCGTTTTCCTGAGTGCGGCTTTGATCTGCCGTTAACCGCAGATTTTATTGCTGACAGGCTGACAGAGTTTGGCATTGAAGTGACCCGTAATATTGGTCAGCAGGGCATCGTCGGGGTTTTGAAATGCGGTGATGGCGCAACCAGTATCGGTTTACGGGCAGATATGGATGCGCTGTTCATCCATGAAGAGAACCAGTTTGAGCACCGCTCCCGGCATGACGGTCAGATGCACGCCTGCGGTCACGATGGCCATTCAGCCATGTTGCTGGGGGCTGCCTGCTATCTGGCGGAACATCGGGATTTTAACGGCACTGTGCATTTTATTTTCCAGCCGGATGAAGAACACGGCCGCGGCGCTCAGGCGATGATTGATGATGGCCTGTTTGAGCGTTTTCAGATTGATGAAGTGTATGGCCTGCACAATATGCCGGGCCTGGCGGAAGGCAGCTTTACGGTCCGTCCGGGTTCGCTGATGGCCAGTGAAAGCAGCTTTGAAATTGTTATTGATGGTGTGGGTGGCCATGCGGCGATGCCGCACCGCGGTGTAGACCCGATCGTGGTTGGCTCACAGGTTATTCTGGGGTTACAGACCATTGTATCCCGTAATCTCAGTGCCATTGAGGAAACCGCGGTGGTATCAGCTACTGAGTTTGTCACCAATGGCACCGTGAACGTTATTCCTTCACAGGTGGTCATCAAGGGCGATTGCCGCTGTTTTACTGAAGAGACCCTTAAGCGTATTGAGCAGAGCATGGAGCGTATCGTGGCCGGCATTTGCCAGGCGGCGGGTGCCAGCTACTCATTCGAACTGATCAATACTTTTTATCCCACTGTAAACAGCCCTGAACAGACTCAGTTTGCCATTCAGGCGGCCCGCACTGTGCTGGGCACTGAGCATGTTGAGACGGACTGTTTACCCCTGACTATTTCAGAAGATTTTTCCAGCATGCTCCGGGTGAAACCTGGCTGTTACGCGCTGATGGGCAATGGCGTGGAATCGGTGGGCGGCTGCGCCCTGCATAACCCGGAATACGATTTTAACGACCGTATTCTGGGCCATGGTGCACAGTACTGGATCCAGCTGGTGAAAGACCGTCTGAAATAA